The genomic stretch ATCAATAATATTAATCCTATGAGGTAAAAACTGTTTAGCCATACCACTCCAAAAAGTAGTAGTAGCAGCAGAAGTGATAGTAATCCCTCTTTCTTGCTCTTGTTCCATCCAATCCATAGTTGCAGCACCATCATGAACTTCACCAATTTTATGATTAATACCAGTATAAAATAAGATTCTTTCAGTAGTAGTTGTTTTCCCTGCATCTATATGAGCACTAATTCCAATATTACGGTATTGAGAAATAGGTGTTATACGAGACATAATTATTTTCTCATCTTTAGATTTTTAAATGTATCAACGTATAAGTCAAATAAAATGATTAATTCAATATTAAATATTTTAGAAAATATCCTGAAAATAATCACCAGCGATAATGAGCAAAAGCTTTATTAGCTTCAGCCATACGATGTACTTCTTCTCTTTTTTTAACAGATGCACCTTTATTTTCAACAGCATCACATAACTCGTTTGATAAACGTAGTGCCATTGATTTATCAGCTCTTTTACGTGCAGAATCAACAATCCATCTCATAGCTAACGCGTTACGACGAACTGGTCGCACTTCAACTGGAACCTGATATGTTGAACCACCAACACGACGAGATTTTACTTCTACTGCTGGACGAACATTTTCTAAAGCAATTTCAAATGCTTCTAACTCTTTTTTCTCTGTTCGTTTAGATAAATTTTTTAATGCACTATAAACAATAGCTTCAGCAATAGATTTTTTTCCATTTATCATTAAAATATTAATAAATTTAGCTAATAATTCAGAAGAAAACTTTGGATCTGGTAAAATTTTACGAGTACTAATAATACGACGACGAGGCATAAAAAAACTCCATTAATTAAATAAAAAATTTATTTTTTTAGATAGAATTAAACTTTTATTCTTTTAACACCATATTTAGAACGTCCTTTTTTGCGCTCTTTCACGCCAGCACAATCTAAAGATCCTCTAACAATATGATAACGAACTCCAGGTAAATCTTTTACTCGACCACCACGTATTAAAACAACTGAGTGTTCTTGCAAATTATGTCCTTCTCCACCAATATAAGCAGTTACTTCAAAACCATTTGTTAATCTTACTCGACAAACTTTACGTAATGCTGAGTTGGGCTTTTTGGGAGTAGTAGTATATACTCGAGTACAAACTCCTCTTTTCTGCGGACTGCTTTCTAAAGCAGGAACGTTGGTTTTAACTGTTTTACGTAAACGAGGTTTACGAACCAACTGATTAACTGTTGACATATCTAAAAATCTCCTTATTTATTATAAGTAATATGAATGATGATATTAAGATAATGTAAAAAATTGAGGTCATATTGTATCATGTAGAATTTGAGGAGTGGATATATAAATCAAGAAACAAATAAATATATTTTACCAGCTCATTTGTTGTCTATGTTTTAATGTCAGCGAAACAAAATGGATATAATTGATTAAAGTAAAATGACTAGAAATGTTCTTTTGCAAACCTCTAGCATATACATCTTCTTTTATCACATAAAGATTTGATGAAGAAA from Buchnera aphidicola (Hyalopterus amygdali) encodes the following:
- the rpsG gene encoding 30S ribosomal protein S7; its protein translation is MPRRRIISTRKILPDPKFSSELLAKFINILMINGKKSIAEAIVYSALKNLSKRTEKKELEAFEIALENVRPAVEVKSRRVGGSTYQVPVEVRPVRRNALAMRWIVDSARKRADKSMALRLSNELCDAVENKGASVKKREEVHRMAEANKAFAHYRW
- the rpsL gene encoding 30S ribosomal protein S12, whose amino-acid sequence is MSTVNQLVRKPRLRKTVKTNVPALESSPQKRGVCTRVYTTTPKKPNSALRKVCRVRLTNGFEVTAYIGGEGHNLQEHSVVLIRGGRVKDLPGVRYHIVRGSLDCAGVKERKKGRSKYGVKRIKV
- the tusB gene encoding sulfurtransferase complex subunit TusB, with amino-acid sequence MALIDNIFLEKIILSSSNLYVIKEDVYARGLQKNISSHFTLINYIHFVSLTLKHRQQMSW